Below is a window of Planococcus rifietoensis DNA.
TCGGCGCCCGCATGCCGTCTTCTAGAAGCAGGTCGCATAAGGCACGGATTGCAGCAAGGGATTCACGGATTTTTTCCGGTTCGCCATCCCGTGCGCGGGCCGTATGCTTATCGATTTCGTCTAAAATACGTATCGTTTCGATGCCCATGTTTCATGGCCCCTCTCGCTATTAGTCCCATCCAGTTTACCACGTCCGAGCTGAATTCGTCAGTCCAGGCAGAAATCGATCGGTGCTTCACCGCGCGATTGTAACAGCTTGTTCACTTTTGAAAATGGCTTGCTACCAAAAAATCCGCGATGCGCGCTGAGCGGGCTCGGATGAGGCGCTTCGATGATGT
It encodes the following:
- a CDS encoding YwdI family protein; its protein translation is MGIETIRILDEIDKHTARARDGEPEKIRESLAAIRALCDLLLEDGMRAPKKPRAMPLAATETVNRPQSVPAATRLQEEGANGDSLFEF